Part of the Lichenicola cladoniae genome is shown below.
ATGAACCGGCTCAGGCAAGGTAGATGTCTCGATCGATGATCCGGTAGATTGGGCAGGCTATGTAGCGCCTTCATCTGCGACGGCCCGGTTCCTAGCCCCCGTCGCACCCTGCCCGTCCCCGACGCTTGGGGTTACGGCCCCTGTTATCCGGGTGACAATCGGTGGTGCGGCTTGCCTGTCCGATGAGCGGCGACAGCATTCGAGATCGGCCCTCTCGACCATGGTACCCGCCCATCCTGATCGCGCCAATCCTTCAGCGGAACGGCAAGACCCGATGGTCAATTCACCCGTCGACGCTGGATCGGCAACGACGGTGTTCCACTTCCTGGCTCGATCACCATCGCGGTTCGTCACCAGAACTGCGATGCTCACCGACGGCGGCTGGCTGAACCGACAGCCAGGCCGCGGCGGAGGACAGAACATGAAGCTTTTGCGCTACGGCCCCAAGGGCCACGAAAAGCCCGGACTGCTCGATCCGGCCGGCCAGATCCGTGACCTGTCCGATCATGTCGCCGATATCGCAGGCGCGGCCCTGCTGCCGGAGACGCTGCGCAAGCTGGCCTCGCTCGACCCATCCACCCTGCCGCCGGTTGTGGGCGGGCCCCGGCTCGGAGCCTGCGTCGGCGCGGTCGGCAAGTTCGTGTGCATCGGGTTGAACTACTCGGACCACGCCAAGGAGACCGGTTCTCCGATCCCCAAGGAGCCGATTTTGTTCGCCAAATGGACCAGCGCCATCATCGGTCCGAACGACGACGTGGAAATCCCGGTCGGCTCGGAAAAGACCGACTGGGAAGTCGAACTCGGCGTAGTGATCGGCCAGGGCGGCCGCAATATCGACGAGGCGCAGGCGCTCGACCATGTCGCCGGCTACTGCGTCATCAACGATGTGTCCGAGCGGGCGTGGCAGCTCGAGCGTGGCGGCACCTGGGACAAGGGCAAGGGCTGCGACACGTTTGGTCCGATCGGACCGTGGCTGGTCACCACCGACGAGGTGCCCGATCCGCAGGCGCTCGGCCTGTGGCTCGAGGTCGACGGACATCGCTACCAGGACGGCAACACCTCGACGATGGTATTCGGAGTGCGCACCCTGGTCAGCTACTGCAGCCAGTTCATGAGCCTGCAACCCGGCGACATCATCTCCACCGGAACCCCGCCCGGCGTCGGGCTGGGCTGCAAGCCGCCGGTGTTCCTGCGTGCCGGCCAGGTGATGCGTCTCGGCATCGACGGTCTCGGCGAGCAGCGCCAGACGGTCTCGATGGCGAAGTAATGTGCGGACCGGGCTCGGGGCTACCGATGTCCGGTCCCTGGAGCCAGGGAACAGTGCAAAGCCCTGGCGCCGGTAGAGCAGGCTGCCGAACGATCCGACGGATGATCAAGGCGGGCTGGTGCAGTCGGTCCGTCCGCTCGCGACGCAGTCCTGCTGCGTCATCATGGTCTTGAACCTCGGGAACAGCGCGAAACCCAGGAAGATGACCAGCAGGAGGACAGCCATCACCACGAACGGGAGCAGGCTCGGTATCGAACTCGGCTTGGATGGATCGCGCATGGACCGATACTAGGCCGCCCGGTGGGCTTCGCAATTCCAATCGGCAAAGGCCCGCCGCGACAGCCCCGATAGCGACCGGGCGCGGTCCAGGAGGTCAGGCCCGGCCCAGCGCCTGCATCAGCTCGTCCCATTCGCGACGGCTCAGCCCGCTCGCCTTCTGCTCCAGGGGTTCGCCATCGAGCAGGCGCTTCACCACGCCGAGCATCGAGCTCGACAGGGTGAAGGCGCCGAGCCGGTAATCCTCGAATGCGGCGCAGGCGGTCGGCACCCAGGCACGCACGCAGTCCAGCATTGCCTCGGCATAGACCCGGATCTCGAACTGGGCATGGAGGTCCAGGCGCAGGCTGAGGAAGTTGAGCAGGTTATGCAGGTCCGACTTCCAGTACCACTGCGTATAGGTATTGAGCGTCAGGTTCATCCGGGCGAGCTCGCGCGCCAGGCCATAGCCGCGCTGGCCGGGATTGCCGCCGGCGACCTCCTGCTCGTCGTCGCCCAGCATCAGCGCGTAATGGTCGTGGCAGCGGGCGGCATCGTCGCGCAGCAGGTCGAGCACCGCCGAGGCGGCCTCGCCTTCCAGCACGTCCCCCCTGCCCTGGCGGTTGCTGGAGCTCTGGGCCGCGAGGTGCTCCGGCTCCGGGATGTAGAATTCTCGATCGAGGATCGAATAGCGGGCGGAATATTCGTTCACGTTGGCCATGCGGTGGCGGATCCACTGGCGGGCGACGAAGATCGGCAGCTTCACGTGGAACTTGATCTCGCACATCTCGAACGGCGTCGAATGACGGTGGCGCATCAGA
Proteins encoded:
- a CDS encoding fumarylacetoacetate hydrolase family protein — protein: MKLLRYGPKGHEKPGLLDPAGQIRDLSDHVADIAGAALLPETLRKLASLDPSTLPPVVGGPRLGACVGAVGKFVCIGLNYSDHAKETGSPIPKEPILFAKWTSAIIGPNDDVEIPVGSEKTDWEVELGVVIGQGGRNIDEAQALDHVAGYCVINDVSERAWQLERGGTWDKGKGCDTFGPIGPWLVTTDEVPDPQALGLWLEVDGHRYQDGNTSTMVFGVRTLVSYCSQFMSLQPGDIISTGTPPGVGLGCKPPVFLRAGQVMRLGIDGLGEQRQTVSMAK
- the thyX gene encoding FAD-dependent thymidylate synthase — translated: MPLSPDQLAEIDQHQQASAPTRRATVPALEAMLYRATPVLDHGFVRVIDYMGDDAAIVQAARVSYGKGTRKVSEDAGLIRYLMRHRHSTPFEMCEIKFHVKLPIFVARQWIRHRMANVNEYSARYSILDREFYIPEPEHLAAQSSSNRQGRGDVLEGEAASAVLDLLRDDAARCHDHYALMLGDDEQEVAGGNPGQRGYGLARELARMNLTLNTYTQWYWKSDLHNLLNFLSLRLDLHAQFEIRVYAEAMLDCVRAWVPTACAAFEDYRLGAFTLSSSMLGVVKRLLDGEPLEQKASGLSRREWDELMQALGRA